A stretch of DNA from Campylobacter concisus:
ATATACGCTTAAAGCTAATCATCACATGCGTTATTAACTCGCCAATTAAGCTCATATCAAACATTGTTTTAAGTGTCGTAATAGGACTTGGTAAGATATAAGGTGTGAAAATTTCTAGCTCGCAAACGACCTGCCAGAGGGCAAAGATCACTAGGATCAAAACGCTCTTTTTTAAAATTTCTATCACAGCCCATCTCCATTGTGACAGCCATTTTCACAGTATAAAAGCTCGATGATCTGGTAGTTTTTAAGCTCGCTAAATTTATATGAAAATGCGTTTTGTATCTTTTCTTTACTACATAAACTTAGTGTTTTTATACCTAAATTTTCAAAAAATCCAGGTGGAATGGGACTTGATTCTATTTTGTTTATTTTTAAATTTATATCGTTTAACTCTTTAAAATTTTTCCATGTTAAAAATGTAGTTTGATCTAATTTTAAAGAATTTCCAAGCTCAGCCAAATTCTCACAAGGCGTTGTTATATAAAGCCACTCATCTTCTTTTAGCTTCGAGCTAAGTTCAATGGCGCTTTCAATTAAAATGGGATTTAAGCTTGAAATATTATTTGAAAATTCTTTGAAATTTGATCTTATAAAATTTACAGCTCTTGGACAGCGACTGTCTAAAACCATGCCTTTAGAGCATAAATTTTTATATGAATTTTTGACATCACAAACATGATCTCTTTCGCACTCTACTATGTTAAAGCCCTTATTTTGCAAAAGCTCTTTTAACGCAGAGAAGTCATACATATTTTTTACAACGGGATTTAGCCAAAGTAGCTTTCTCACGAGTTCTCCGTAATTTTAATAATAGAAATCAAGATTCTATCATTTAAAAATTTAAACCAAGTAAAAAGAGCCTCTTATGACTAAAATCACAAAAGATAGGCGGTACAAAAATATAAATTTATCCTACACTTTTATATCTAATTTCTGTTTTTGCTCCACTTTTTCCATTAGCTTTAGTATATCAACTCCGTTTTTCTCAAGCTGCATTAGCTCCTTAAGATAGGCAAATTTCTCATCTTTATTGATGTCGTAAGTAGTTAATTTCTCGCTTCGTCCGATCACTGAAGCATAGACTTTGTTGCCATCAAGTTTGTCCGTATTTTGCACATTATAAAGCGAGAGCACGCCCTCTACCACCTCTTTAAAATCCGCCCCGCTCTTCATGCCAGCTTTCATAAGCGCCAGAAATCTCTGTCTACTCTCTTCGTCAGTGAAATTTATATTTTGTAGCGTCTGATACTCAATTGGTGGCTTGTTAGTGCTAGTTAGCATGGAGATAGCCTTTTTGCCTATCGTAATGCTCTCCACGCCGACTCTTTCACCAAGATACTGCCTAAGTGCATAATCAATCCACTTATCTTTAAACTCATCTATGCTTAGGTCTTTATCAAGTATCTCAAACCCTTCCACGTGGCTCTTGTGACCAAGCCCAAGAAGTGTGTTATCAAGTTTTGATGTATACTCTTTTGCAAAGAGATCGACATCTGTTGGATAATATCCTATGATCTCTTCGTGAGCTCTGCCAAAGCCAAGTGCTTTAGTCTGGTTGATAAAATTTTTGAGATCATTTATCTCATCTTGGCTGACTTGTTTATCGTATCCCATGAGCTTGCCCCAGATGCTTATCTTGCCATTAGCAGCTATGCCCGAGAGCGAGAAATTGCTAGCAAATGTTAGATTCTCGCTATTTTTTTGAAATTTTATCGTATTTGTTTCATTTAAATTTATTGGCTCACCTCTAGTATCGGTATGACTTTTTTGCTCATCAACCAAACTACTAGATAAATTATTTAAAGAATTTTTGCCTATATTTGGTTTAGTATTATTAGTATCAAGTTCTTGTGCTATACTACTTTGCGAGCCAACATAAAAATTTGTGCCAACTCCATTTACACTACCTATCATCTCAAATCCTTTGAAATTTATTAGATGCCTGAAACAAATATCGTCTTTATAAAATAAAATTTTAGCATAGAGTTTAAAGGTAAAAATTTAAAATGTATAATTTTAGATTAAAAGACTTACAACTTTTAACTATGAAATTTATGGTTTTTGGTTAATAATTTTGGTAGATAATTAAAGAGATTTATAGCTTTCGAAACCTTTTAGAAGAAGGATTTTATTTTAAAAGTGGGGGTTTTATATAAAAAATAAAAAAGAGAGCCGAAGCTCTCTAAATAATTACTCAGCTACTAGCTCTATATAGGCCATCTCTGCCGCGTCGCCTCTGCGAACACGAGTCTTGATGATTCTTGTATAGCCACCATTACGCTCTTTAAATTTTGGAGCTACTTCAGTAACTAATTTATTTGTTGTTTCTTTATCTTGTAAAGAAGCAAATACTGCTCTGTGAGCGTTAGAGTCACCTTTTCTGGCTCTTGTAATTAGCTTCTCAACATAGCTTCTAAGCTCTTTTGCTTTTGGTAAAGTCGTCTCTATCTTTTCGCTTTTGATGATAGCTATCGCCAAATTTTTAAGCAATGCAGATCTATGAGATGACGTTCTACCAAGTTTGCGATATCCGTGTTTATGTCTCATCTATTGTCCTTTTATTCTTTTACACTCATTTGTGCTTTAAGCTCGGTTATTTTCTTTCTTAGTTGCTCTTTGCCATCTTTTAACACATCGGCACCAACTGGATAGCCTATCTCTTCCATAACCGCTTTAATCTCTTCAAGAGATTTTTTACCTAAATTTTTAAGCTCTTTAAGCTCATTTTCGTCCATTAATGCAAGCTCGCCGATAAATCTAATATCAGCTTTGTCAAGGCAGTTGAAACTTCTAGCACTTAAATTTAGATCTTCTACGCTAGAAAGTAGCTTTGAAAACTCGCCACCTGCACTTGAGCTAGCAACTGGAGTACTAACATCAATATCTAAAATTCCTTTAAATACTGACATTTGTTGATACATAGCTTCTAAACAATTTTTAAAAGCCTCTATCGGACTAACTTGACCATCAGTTGTTATAGTAAATACGATCTTTTCATAGTCTGGATCATCCTCAACCAAGACATTTTGTATATCATAAACTGCTTTTTTAACAGGTGTAAAGAAAGCATCGAGTGCGATATAGTCGTCTTCAATCTCTTCTCTGATCTCTTCACTAGGAACATATCCGATACCTTTTTGAATGATAACTGAAAAATTTAACTCAGCATCTTCGTTTATTGTAGCAAGGTATGCGTCTGGGTTAACGATCTCGACTAGATCATTATTTAGATCAGCCCCAGTTATCTCTTTTGGTCCTTTAAAGCTATACTCTATAACTTCGCGCTCACTGGTACTTTTTAATTTAAATCTGATCTTTTTCAAATTTATAATAAAAAAAGCTACGTCTTCTAGCATACCACGCATACTATCAAATTCATGGCTAACGCCTTTTATCTTTACACCAATAGGAGCAAAACCCACTGTGCTTGTGTAAAGAAGACGACGCAATGGGTGAGCCAAGGTAACAGCATAACCAGCCTCAAAAGGATATGCTGTAATGTTAGCAACATTTTCACTAACACTTTTAACTTCAATTTCAGTTGGCATATAAGCTGATGTAGTAATCTTTCTCATCTTTATACCCTCTATTATTTTGAATAAAGCTCTACTATAAATCTTTCCTCAACAGGAATGATAACCTCTTCTCTTTCTGGATTTCTAGTGAAAATTCCAAATTTTTTCTCTTTTTCAACATCTACCCAAGCAACAATACCAGTTTGTGCTGTAAGATCTATCGCACGAACAATTTGTGGATTGTTTTTAGATTTTTCAACAATCTCTACTTTTGCACCTGGCTCAACTCTGTAAGATGGTATATCTACTCTTTTACCATTTACTAAAATATGTCCATGAGTTACTAGCTGACGAGCAAAACGACGAGTTGTTGCAAAGCCCATTCTATAAACAACATTATCTAATCTTTGCTCTAATAGTTGAACCAAAAGAGCACCGGTATTACCTTCGCGGCGTGCTGCTTCTTGAAATAATCTTCTAAATTGTTTCTCAGAAACACCATACATAAATTTAGCTTTTTGCTTCTCGCGAAGTTGTAAGCCATATTCGCTTATTTTTGCTCTTCTTTGTCCATGTTGTCCTGGCGCATAAGGTCTTTTTTCAAAAGCACTTTTACCAGCAAGTCTTCTTTCGCCTTTTAACGCAAGAGACACACCAAGACGTCTTTCTAATTTTTCAACAGGTCCTGTATATCTAGCCATAATAATTTCTCCTATTTTTCTCTAATTATACGCGGCGGCGTTTTGGCGGTCTACAACCATTGTGTGGTAAAGGTGTAATGTCTTTAAAGAAAGATACCTTAATTCCTTCAACAGTTCCTACACTTTTAACAGCCGTTTCACGTCCGCTACCTGGACCTTGAACCTTAATACCAACTTCTTTTATACCATGCTCTTTTGCTTTATTTAGAGCATCTTCAACTGCCTGCTGAGCTGCATAAGGAGTTGATTTTTTACTACCTTTAAAGCCTAAGCCACCTGCACTACTCCATGCAATAGCATTTCCCATTTCATCAGTTACAGTTACCATAGTGTTGTTAAATGTTGCACTGATATAAACGATACCTTTGGCTATACTTTTTCTAACTACTTTTTTCTTAACAATTTTTCTTTTCGCCATTTATTATCCTTTAACCCTTGCCTTACTTAGTAGCTGCACCGACAGTTTTACGTCTGCCTTTTCTGGTTCTAGCATTAGTTTTAGTCTTTTGACCACGAACAGGAAGACCTTTTCTGTGGCGAAGACCTCTATAACTTCCAAGATCCATAAGAGCTTTAATATCCATAGCAACTTGTTTTCTCAAATCGCCCTCAACGATATGATGCTCTTGAATTTCTTTACGAATAGCTGCCGCTTCGTCTTCACTAAGCTCATAGACTCTCTTGTCGTAAGAAATTCCAGCTGCGTCAAGAATTTGACGAGATTTGTAAAGACCTATACCATATATATAAGTCAAACCATACTCTATTCTCTTTTTGTTTGGTAAATCTACACCTGCAATACGTGCCATGCCTTATCCTTGTCTTTGTTTATGTTTTGGATTTTCGCAGATAACACGAATTATGCCACTACGTTTGACAATTTTACATTTGTCACACATCTTCTTTACAGAAGGACGAACTTTCATTTTAGTCTCCTAAAAATTTATTCCACTTTTTTAGGGGCTGCATCAGGTCTAAAGAAAGAATTTAGACCAACTATTTTCAAAATAAGTGGGGAACTTTGAAAATAATTCTTCATACAGCTTTTCGCAAAGCTTGGATTTTACCTAAAACCAGCTTTAAATTTACTTAGCATATTTGCCACAAAATCAAATTTACTTATATCTATAAGTGATCCTGCCCTTGTCTAGGCTATATGGCGTAAGTTCTACTTTTACGCGGTCGCCAGGCATTATCTTTATATAATGCATTCTCATCTTTCCGGCGATATGACATAAAATTATATGTTTGTTGTCAAGCTCAACTTTAAAAGTTGCATTTGGCAGTGCTTCAACAACATTTCCATCAATCTCAATGACATCGTCTTTTGCCACAAATTCTCCTTTCTTTAAATTTTTCTCTAAATTTCACGCTTGACTTAAAATTTCGGCTTTGCCATTAACTATCGCCATGCAATGCTCATAATGGCTGGTTCTCAAACCATCTTTTGAGGTTACTTTCCAGTTATCACTTCCTAAAACTGGCGTACCATCTTTTTGGCAGATCATCGGCTCTATACAAAAAACCATTCCATCTTTTATCTTTGGTCCGGCTTTTAGATTATGCCCCTCAAGATAGTTTGGAATTTCTGGCTCTTCGTGTGGCCTTTTTCCTATACCGTGACCACAATATCCACGTAAAGGTACATAGCCTCTATCTAGTATAAATTTCTCAAGCTCGTAGCAAATTTCTTTAAAATGCATACCAGCTCTTATGATATCAATCGCAAAATATAGTGCATCTTTTGAGCAAGCGATCAAAGCCTCATCTTCTTTTGAAATTTTACCGACCCCAAAAGTCCTAGCCGAATCACCAAAATAGCCATCTAAATTTGAGCCAATATCAACGCTAACGATATCGCCCTCTTTTAGCTTGTACTCATTTGGAATTCCGTGGATCACCACTTCATTGACACTTATGCAAGCCGCATTTGGAAAGCCATAGAGCCCTTTAAAAGCAGGTTTTGCTCCAGCAGCCCTTATCATATCTTCGCAAATTTTATCTATCTCAAGAAGTGAAATTCCAGGTTTTATGATCGTAGAAACGTGATCAAGAGTTCGAGCGACGATCTTGTTCGCCGCTCTCATTTTCTCTATCTCAGCTGGTCTTTTTAGCGTGATAGCCATTTTATAGACCTACTGCGCTTAGAGTTTGGTATTTGTTTGTATAAGACTGAGCTTCTATACGCCTCATCGTATCAAGTGCTACTGAAACCACGATAAGCACTGATGTACCACCAAAATAAAATGGAACACCCATAGTCTTTACAAGTATCCAAGGCAGTGTTGAAATGATACCCAAGTATAAAGCGCCGCCCAAAGTTAGCCTACCAGCTACTTCATTTAGATAGCTAGCTGTACTCTCGCCTGGTCTAACACCTGGAATAAATCCACCTTGTTTCTTTAAATTTTCACTTATATCTTTTGTATTAAATACAATTGACGCATAGAAAAACGCAAAGAAGATAATAAATAAAAATGTTAAAACGTTAAACATATAGCCATTTGGACTTAAAAAGTCATTGATAGCTTGGATGATTGGATTTGTGCTAGCTTGCAAGATCGTACTTGGAAACATCAAAATCGCACTAGCAAATATCGGTGGAATAACACCGCTTAAATTTACTTTGATCGGTATATAGTTCATTATACGTTTGTTTTGATTTTCCATTATCACTTTTCTTGAGTAAGAAATAGGGATACGCCTTTCACCCATCTCAACAAATATAATAGCACCGATGGTGGCTAAGATGATCGCTAAAATAGCGATGACTGTTAGGAAATTCATCTCAGAGGTGTTTACTAAATTTACAGTTCCACCGATCGCACTAGGTATGCCAGAGACGATACCGGCAAAGATGATAAGACTTATGCCGTTGCCTATACCACGTTGCGTTATTTGCTCACCTATCCACATAAGTAGCATAGTTCCAGTTAGCATAGATACAGCAGAGATCGCGATAAATAAATTTATATCTATCATGATAGCTTGCTCGCCACCGCGTCCGCTTAAGCTTTGAAGTCCGATAGAAACACCGATTGATTGTACAAGAGTAATAACGATGGTTGCATAACGTATGATTTGCATATACTTTTGCATACCGTCACGCTCTTTTTTCATCTGACCTAATTTTGGAAATGTTGCTGCTAAAAGCTCCATGATGATCGAAGCTGTAATGTAAGGCATAATACCTAAAGAGATAATGCTTAAACGCTCAGCAGCTTTACCGCTAAACATATTAAATAAGCCCAAGGCATTACTATTATTTGAATTGAAGAATTCTTTAATTACGTCGACATTAACACCAGGAACTGGCACATAAGCCAGTATCCTGTATGCGAACAAAAATGCCAACGTGATTAAAATCTTGTTGGTCAGTGTTTTATCCATTATTTTGTTCCGCTAACGCTAACGTTCTCGTCTTTAATCTTAGAAGCAAGAGCTTTTGCGCTTGCACCGATTAGTTTTATCTTAGTAACGCTCTTTGAAATTTTATGAACGCTAGCTATTGTTGCTATTGAAATTTCAGCAAGCTCTTTTATAGCTGCAATTTTCTCGACATTAATAACATAAGGTTTTTCAAATTTAGAAGTAAAACCTACTTTTGGAAGACGCCTTTGAAGTGGTTGCTGTCCGCCCTCAAAACCTCTTTTCTCATTGTAGCCTTTTCTTGCTCTTTGGCCTTTGTTACCTTTGCCAGCAGTTTTGCCATTGCCGCTACCTTGACCACGACCTAATCTTTTGGTTGCATGAGTTGAACCTGCAGCAGGTGTTAATTTTTCTAATGCCATCTTAACTCCTTTCTCTTAGCTTTTTAGCAAACTAAGTGCTTTTATAGTAGCACGAACGACGTTTGCTGAGTTGTTTGAGCCAAGTGATTTAGTAAGGATATCCTTAATACCTGCAAGCTCGATAATAGGACGTGCACTACCACCAGCGATAACACCAGTACCTTCGCTAGCTGGACGAAGTAGCATTCTACTTGCGTTGTATTTTACCTCTACATCATGAGGGATAGTTGTGCCTTTGATCTTAACGTGGATAATATTTTTAAATGCGTCGTCAATTGCTTTTCTCATCGCATCTGGCACCTCTTTAGCTTTGCCATATCCAAAGCCAACTAGACCATTTCTATTACCAACAACAACTAAAGCTGTAAATCTAAATCTACGACCACCTTTAACAACCTTTGTAACCCGACCGATATCGACGATTACTTCTTCAAATTCTTCTCTATTATATTTTTCCATCGATTTTCCTTTGGGTTATAGCTTGATGCCATTTTCTCTTAAAGCTTCAGCAAATGCTGCGATAACGCCATGATACAAATAACCATTTCTATCAAAAACTGCAACATCTATCTTCTTAGCTTTTAAAGCCTTAGCAAATTCTTTAGCTAAAGTGACCGCACCTTCTTTATTTGCTTTTATGCCTATCTTTCTACCATCTACTGCAGCTAGTGTAGTAGCTGTAACGTCGTCAATCGCTTGAACATAAAGAGTTCTGTTTGATTTGAAAATAGAAACTCTTGGGCAAGTTGCAACACCAGAAATTTTACCTCTGATTCTTCTTTTTCTCTTAATTCTAAGAGCGATTTTTCTTTTTAGTACTTTTGCTGTCATTTACCGCCCCTTACTTCTTAGATGTCTTGCCCGCTTTGCGGATAATACGTTCTTCTAGATATTTAACGCCCTTACCTTTATATGGCTCAGGTGGTCTAAATCCTCTAACTTGAGCAGCCACTTGGCCTACTACTTGTTTGTCATCGCCTTTGATAGTAATAACGTTTTTCTCAACACTAGCTTCAACGCCTGCTGGTAGCTCATAGTTGATAAGGTGTGAAAAACCAAGAGAAAGCTCTAAAATTTTACCTTTTGCAGCTGCTTTGTAACCAACGCCGTTGATCTCAAGCTGGCGAGTGAATCCCGCAGTGATACCAGTTACGATATTATTAGCAAGTGCTCTATATGTTCCCCAGTAAGCTCTGCTTTGGCGATCTTCGCCTTTTGGAGCAAAAACTATATGACCATTTTCTATCTTGACATAAACGTGACCTTTTGTGTCAAGCTCTTTTATATGATTGCCCTTTTTAAATTTTAGGACATTATTTTCAACGCTAACGTCTACACCACTTGGGATAGCGATAGGCTGTTTTCCAATACGTGACATTTTTTTCCTTTACTTGTCTAGGGTGTTCCTACATTTACGAATAAACACCACAATGCCGTAAATTTTATCGTCAAATTTGACGAAACCTTCATTTGAATTTCTAAATTTAGCTTTGGCAAAATCTAAAATTTTACCAAGCTAAAAATTTAACCTTACCTTCATAAGGTTAAATAGCGTTTAATACAGTTTATTACCAAACTGTACAAAGAACTTCGCCGCCAACGCCAGCTTTACTTGCTTCAATACCGCTCATAACGCCTTTACTTGTGCTAACGATAACTGTTCCGTAACCATTTTTAAAACGCTTAATGTCGTCTTTGCCTTGATAAACACGGCGACCAGGTTTTGAAACCCTTTTAAGCTCATTTATAACGCTTCTGCCGTACTCATCATACTTTAAAACTACGTTTATAAATTTCTTGTTACCTTCTTCAATAACGTTGTAGCTCTCTACATAGCCTTTTGCTGCAAGGATAGAAAGAGTAGCCTCAACAACCTTAGAATGAAGCAATTTCGCAGTTTCAAGCTTTCTCATACTTGCATTTCTAATGCGTGTTAATCCATCTGATATTAAATCGTTTAACATTTCTCTTCCTTACCAACTTGCTTTTTTAAGACCAGGTATCAGGCCTTCGTTAGCCATTTTTCTTAGGCAAACACGGCAAATTCCAAAATCTTTATAAACAGAGTGCGGACGACCGCAAATTTGGCATCTAGTATAGCCGCGAACCGCAAATTTTGGCTTGCGCGCAGCTTTTGCTATCATTGATTTCTTTGCCATTTTACTTTCCTTTTGCAAACGGCACACCAAATAGCTCTAGCAATTTGAATGCCTCTTTATCATTTTTAGCCGTAGTAGCAATCGTAATATTCATACCATGAGTTCGTAAAATTTTATCATACTCAACCTCTGGAAACATTAGCTGCTCACTAAGACCGAAGTTATAGTTTCCACGTCCATCAAAGCCATTTTTTGGAAGACCACGGAAGTCTTTAACTCTTGGGAGAGCAACGCTGATTAGCTTATCTAAGAAAGCATACATTTGCTCTTTTCTCAAAGTTACTTTGATACCAACAGGGAAACCTTCGCGAACTTTAAAGCCAGCAACTGATTTTTTAGCATCAGTGATAACTGCTTTTTGTCCAGCGATAAGTGAAATGGTATCAGCCATATTTTGAAGCACTTTCTGATCTTTAGCAGAGTCTCCAGCGCCTACACTGATCACAATTTTCTCGAGTGCAGGGATAAGCATTGGATTTTTGATGTCAAATTCTTTTACGAGAGCTGGCTTGATAGTTTCGTTAAATTTATTTTTTAATCTACTCATATCTCTTATCCTTCAACTTTCGCGACGTTTGATATGTCAATTGGCATCTCTTTATTTACGTGACCACCATTTGGAGTTTTTTCGCTTGGTTTGATAGCTTTTTTAGCTATTTTGCATCCCTCAACTATAACCTGACCTTTTTTTGCAAGAACTGTTAAAATTTTACCAGTTTTGCCTTTATCGTCACCAGCGATGATCTTAACGGTATCGCCTTTTTTGACTTTAAATTTTACATTAGCCATTATAAAACCTCCGGAGCTAGCGAAACAATCTTCATAAAGTTAGCATATCTAACTTCACGTCCAACTGGTCCAAAAATACGAGTGCCGACTGGCTCTTTTTTGCTATCAAGTATAACAGCTGCGTTCTCGTCAAAGCGGATTAGCGAACCATTATCTCTTTGAACCTCTCTTTTAGTTCTTACAACAACAGCTTTTACAACCTGTCCTTTTTTGATCTTACCATTTGGAAGAGCTTTTTTAACAGAGCAAACTATGATATCACCAAGTGTAGCGTATCTTCTTTTGCTGCCGCCAAGAACTTTTATACACATTAATTCTTTTGCACCGCTGTTATCAGCAACTGCAAGTCTTGTAAAACTTTGAATCATTACTCAACTCCCTTTGCCAATACAGCTTTTAAGCGAAAATTCTTGCGAGCTGAAAGTGGTCTGCACTCAACTGCAACAACTGTATCGCCTGCTCTTGTCTCATTTTTCTCATCATGAACTAAATATTTTTTAAAGCGTTTTACAAATTTATGGTATCTTGGGTGCATAACGCGTCTTTCTACCAAAATAGTAGCTGTTTTATCTCCAGCTTTTTGTAAAACAACACCTTGAATTTCTCTTTTTAATGCCATTTTACGCCCCTTGTCTTGTTGCACTAATTGCAGTGTTGATCTGAGCTATCTCTTTACGAACAGCACTAATCTCATTAGGGTTGCTTAACTGCATAGTTTTTAGCTTTTGTCTTAAAGTAAACAAAAGCACCTTTTTCTCTTTTAGCAACGCGTTTAATTCTGCAACGCTCTTATCTTTTAACTCAGTATATTTCATTTTCACTCTCTCGCGTTACAAATTTTGATTTGAAAGGAAGTTTGTGTAAAGCCAAAGTTAGAGCTTCACGAGCTAACTCTTCGCTAACACCAGCCATCTCAAATATTATACGACCAGGTTTGATATTCATAACCCACTCTTCAACTCCAGCCTTACCTTTACCCATACGAGTTTGTAGAGGTTTTTTAGTAAGTGGCTTATCAGGGAAAACCCTAATCCAAATTTTAGCCTGTCTTTTTACGTGACGAGTTAGAGCTTGACGAGCAGCTTCTATTTGGCGAGAATTTATTCTACCAGCTTCAACGGCTTTAAGTGCAAATTCGCCAGTTGCTAAAGATGCTCCACGAGTCGCATAACCACGGTTGCGACCTTTCATCTGCTTACGAAATTTCGTTCTTTTAGGCATCAACATAATTATTTACCTCTTCTTGCTCTACGTGTTTTCTTAGGTGCTTCTTCTTCAGTTTTCTCAGGCTGAACACCTTTTTGAAGAACCTCACCTTTAAAAATCCATACTTTAATACCTATGTTTCCATAAGTCGTATGAGCCTCAGCTACACCATAATCTATCTTTGCTCTAAGAGTATGAAGCGGAACGCGACCTTCTAGATACCACTCGGTTCTTGCCATCTCAGCACCACCTAAACGACCGGCAACTGAAATTTTGATACCTTTAGCGCCTGATTTTTGAGCACCTTGGATAACTTTTTTCATAGCACGTCTAAATGCGACACGCTTTTCAAGTTGCATAGCTACGTTTTCAGCAGCAAGTTGAGCTGAAGCTTGAGCTTTTCTTTCTTCTTTGATATTTACATTTACTTCTTTACCGATAAGTTTGCTAACTTCGTTCTTTAGGTTTTCAACATCTTGACCTTTTTTGCCGATGATGATACCAGGACGAGCTGCAACTACGGTTACACGAAGTTTTTTAGCCGTTCTTTCGATTAGAATTTGGCTGATTCCTGCATAGTAAAGTTTTTTCTTTAAAAATGCACGAATTTTGTAATCTTCACCGATGTTTTCAGGAAGACTTTGTTTGGTTGGAAACCATCTAGATTCCCAGTTGCGGTTAATTCCTAGTCTAAGACCTATTGGATTTACTTTTTGTCCCATATTATGCTTCCTTCTTTTCAGGTTTAGATACTTCTACCATTACATGAGAAGTAGGTTTGCGAATTTTGCTCGCTGTTCCTCTTGCTCTTGGTCTAAATCTCTTTAATACAGGACCAGCGTCAACGCGGCAACTAGTTACTACAACCTCTTCTGGCTCAAATCCGCCATTTGCTACTGCTGAGCTAATAGCGTTTGCTATAAATTTAGCACCACGATTTGGCATAAACTGCAAGCTTGCAAGTGCTAGCTCGGCATTCATACCTTGAACTTCTCTTGCTATAAGTCTTGCTTTTGTAGGAGAAAGTCTTACGAATTTTATAATTGCTCTACTCATATTATCTCCCCTTACTTGCCGATTTTCTTTTGCACTGAGCCTTTGTGACCCTTAAATGTGCGTGTTGGAGCAAATTCGCCAAGTTTATAGCCTATATGATTTTCTGTAACATATACAGGAATAAAGCTCTTGCCATTATGAACGTTAAATGTTAGTCCAATCATTTCAGGTACAATCGTGCTACGTCTTGACCAAGTCTTGATTGGTTTGTTATCGTTTGCATTTTTTGCGGCAATAACTTTTTTCATTACATGATCATCTACGAAAGGACCTTTTTTGAGTGATCTTGCCATCTCTATTTTCCTTTCCTTCTTGAAATTATAAGCTTATCGCTAGCTTTTTTACGGCGAGTCTTAGCACCTTTAGTTGGTTTACCCCATGGAGTAACTGGGTGACGGCCTGAATTTTTCTTACCTTCACCACCACCGTGTGGGTGATCAACTGGGTTCATAGCAGAACCACGTGTTTGTGGACGGATACCGCGGTGGCGATTACGTCCAGCCTTACCGATAGTGATGTTAGCCCAGTCTTCGTTGCCAACTACAC
This window harbors:
- the map gene encoding type I methionyl aminopeptidase, with the translated sequence MAITLKRPAEIEKMRAANKIVARTLDHVSTIIKPGISLLEIDKICEDMIRAAGAKPAFKGLYGFPNAACISVNEVVIHGIPNEYKLKEGDIVSVDIGSNLDGYFGDSARTFGVGKISKEDEALIACSKDALYFAIDIIRAGMHFKEICYELEKFILDRGYVPLRGYCGHGIGKRPHEEPEIPNYLEGHNLKAGPKIKDGMVFCIEPMICQKDGTPVLGSDNWKVTSKDGLRTSHYEHCMAIVNGKAEILSQA
- the rpmJ gene encoding 50S ribosomal protein L36; the encoded protein is MKVRPSVKKMCDKCKIVKRSGIIRVICENPKHKQRQG
- a CDS encoding DNA-directed RNA polymerase subunit alpha — its product is MRKITTSAYMPTEIEVKSVSENVANITAYPFEAGYAVTLAHPLRRLLYTSTVGFAPIGVKIKGVSHEFDSMRGMLEDVAFFIINLKKIRFKLKSTSEREVIEYSFKGPKEITGADLNNDLVEIVNPDAYLATINEDAELNFSVIIQKGIGYVPSEEIREEIEDDYIALDAFFTPVKKAVYDIQNVLVEDDPDYEKIVFTITTDGQVSPIEAFKNCLEAMYQQMSVFKGILDIDVSTPVASSSAGGEFSKLLSSVEDLNLSARSFNCLDKADIRFIGELALMDENELKELKNLGKKSLEEIKAVMEEIGYPVGADVLKDGKEQLRKKITELKAQMSVKE
- the infA gene encoding translation initiation factor IF-1 codes for the protein MAKDDVIEIDGNVVEALPNATFKVELDNKHIILCHIAGKMRMHYIKIMPGDRVKVELTPYSLDKGRITYRYK
- the rplQ gene encoding 50S ribosomal protein L17; translated protein: MRHKHGYRKLGRTSSHRSALLKNLAIAIIKSEKIETTLPKAKELRSYVEKLITRARKGDSNAHRAVFASLQDKETTNKLVTEVAPKFKERNGGYTRIIKTRVRRGDAAEMAYIELVAE
- the rpsD gene encoding 30S ribosomal protein S4 is translated as MARYTGPVEKLERRLGVSLALKGERRLAGKSAFEKRPYAPGQHGQRRAKISEYGLQLREKQKAKFMYGVSEKQFRRLFQEAARREGNTGALLVQLLEQRLDNVVYRMGFATTRRFARQLVTHGHILVNGKRVDIPSYRVEPGAKVEIVEKSKNNPQIVRAIDLTAQTGIVAWVDVEKEKKFGIFTRNPEREEVIIPVEERFIVELYSK
- the rpsM gene encoding 30S ribosomal protein S13, with translation MARIAGVDLPNKKRIEYGLTYIYGIGLYKSRQILDAAGISYDKRVYELSEDEAAAIRKEIQEHHIVEGDLRKQVAMDIKALMDLGSYRGLRHRKGLPVRGQKTKTNARTRKGRRKTVGAATK
- the secY gene encoding preprotein translocase subunit SecY produces the protein MDKTLTNKILITLAFLFAYRILAYVPVPGVNVDVIKEFFNSNNSNALGLFNMFSGKAAERLSIISLGIMPYITASIIMELLAATFPKLGQMKKERDGMQKYMQIIRYATIVITLVQSIGVSIGLQSLSGRGGEQAIMIDINLFIAISAVSMLTGTMLLMWIGEQITQRGIGNGISLIIFAGIVSGIPSAIGGTVNLVNTSEMNFLTVIAILAIILATIGAIIFVEMGERRIPISYSRKVIMENQNKRIMNYIPIKVNLSGVIPPIFASAILMFPSTILQASTNPIIQAINDFLSPNGYMFNVLTFLFIIFFAFFYASIVFNTKDISENLKKQGGFIPGVRPGESTASYLNEVAGRLTLGGALYLGIISTLPWILVKTMGVPFYFGGTSVLIVVSVALDTMRRIEAQSYTNKYQTLSAVGL
- the rpsK gene encoding 30S ribosomal protein S11; the protein is MAKRKIVKKKVVRKSIAKGIVYISATFNNTMVTVTDEMGNAIAWSSAGGLGFKGSKKSTPYAAQQAVEDALNKAKEHGIKEVGIKVQGPGSGRETAVKSVGTVEGIKVSFFKDITPLPHNGCRPPKRRRV